The Vigna unguiculata cultivar IT97K-499-35 chromosome 6, ASM411807v1, whole genome shotgun sequence genome contains a region encoding:
- the LOC114188103 gene encoding mitochondrial adenine nucleotide transporter ADNT1-like: protein MASETKIVNLAEEAKLATEGVKTPSYALTTICKSLVAGGVAGGVSRTAVAPLERLKILLQVQNPHNIKYNGTIQGLKYIWRTEGFRGLFKGNGTNCARIVPNSAVKFFSYEQASKGILQLYQKQTGNEDAQLTPVLRLGAGACAGIIAMSATYPMDMVRGRITVQTDKSPYQYRGMFHALSTVLREEGPRALYKGWLPSVIGVIPYVGLNFAVYESLKDWLVKSNPFGIVQDSELSVTTRLACGAAAGTMGQTVAYPLDVIRRRMQMVGWNHAASVVAGDGRGKVPLEYSGMVDAFRKTVRYEGFGALYKGLVPNSVKVVPSIAIAFVTYEVVKDILGVEIRISD, encoded by the exons ATGGCTTCGGAGACAAAGATCGTGAATCTGGCTGAGGAAGCCAAGCTAGCCACGGAAGGTGTTAAGACTCCCTCCTATGCTCTTACCACCATCTGCAAGTCCCTCGTCGCCGGTGGAGTCGCCGGAGGAGT ATCACGAACGGCAGTTGCTCCGCTGGAAAGGTTGAAGATTTTGCTACAG GTTCAGAATCCACACAATATAAAATACAATGGAACGATTCAAGGTCTGAAATATATATGGAGAACTGAAGGTTTTCGTGGGCTGTTCAAAGGGAATGGGACTAATTGCGCTCGAATTGTCCCGAATTCTGCGGTGAAGTTCTTCAGTTATGAGCAAGCTTCTAA GGGTATACTACAACTGTATCAGAAGCAAACTGGAAACG AGGATGCTCAGCTGACTCCTGTTTTACGTCTTGGGGCTGGAGCTTGTGCGGGAATAATTGCCATGTCTGCTACTTACCCGATGGACATGGTTCGAGGCAGAATAACTGTACAG ACAGATAAGTCCCCTTACCAATACAGAGGAATGTTTCATGCTCTGTCAACTGTACTCAGGGAAGAAGGTCCACGTGCTTTGTATAAGGGATGGCTTCCTTCAGTCATTGGAGTT ATTCCTTATGTGGGTCTCAACTTTGCTGTTTATGAGTCTTTGAAAGATTGGTTAgttaaatccaatccatttgGTATAGTTCAAGATTCTGAGCTGAGTGTGACAACTCGCCTGGCTTGTGGTGCTGCAGCTGGAACTATGGGACAAACCGTTGCTTACCCTCTTGATGTCATTCGACGAAGAATGCAGATGGTGGGTTGGAACCACGCTGCGTCTGTCGTAGCTGGTGATGGAAGAGGGAAGGTGCCACTTGAATACAGTGGCATGGTTGATGCTTTTAGGAAAACTGTTCGGTATGAAGGATTTGGTGCATTATACAAGGGTCTGGTGCCGAATTCTGTAAAG GTGGTTCCATCCATAGCAATCGCGTTTGTAACATATGAGGTGGTGAAGGACATTTTAGGTGTGGAGATCAGAATATCAGACTGA
- the LOC114188102 gene encoding jasmonic acid-amido synthetase JAR1-like translates to MFERVEEFNMDKVIEEFELLSKDAERVQRETLKKILEDNASAEYLQSLGLNGRTDPESFKACVPMVTHKELEPYIYRIIDGDASPILTGKPITTMSLSSGTTQGKPKYVPWNDELYETTMQIYQTSFAFRNREFPIKNGKALSFIYGSKQFKTKGGLAARTATSNVFSNAGYKCAMRAMQSQCCSPDEVIFGPDFFQSLYCHLLCGLIFRDEVQFVSSTFAHSIVHAFRTFELVWEELCNDIREGVLSSRVTVPSIRTAMSKLLKPNPKLANLIHKKCTGLSNWYGLIPEVFPNAKYVYGIMTGSMEPYLKKLRHYAGELPLLTADYGSSEGWIAANVNPQHPPECATYAVLPHIGYFEFIPLSELDNTSGEPDFLCIDPQPVSLTQVKVGEEYEVVMTNPAGLYRYRLGDVVKVMGFHNSTPELKFIRRSSLLLNINIDKNTEKDLQVAVEEAAKLLAEEKLEVVDFSSHVDVSKEPGHYVIFWEISGEASEELLHECCNCLDKSFVDAGYTSSRKVNCIGALELRVVRRGTFQKILDHYLGLGTAVSQYKTPRCVGPTNAMVLQILSENVVNNYLSTAF, encoded by the exons ATGTTTGAGAGAGTGGAGGAGTTTAATATGGACAAAGTTATAGAAGAATTTGAGTTACTATCGAAGGACGCGGAAAGGGTTCAGAGGGAAACTCTGAAAAAGATTTTGGAAGATAACGCGTCAGCTGAGTATTTGCAGAGTTTAGGTCTCAATGGAAGAACTGACCCAGAGAGTTTCAAGGCCTGTGTTCCAATGGTTACCCACAAAGAATTGGAACCTTACATATACAGAATTATCGATGGCGATGCTTCTCCTATTCTCACTGGCAAGCCCATCACAACCATGTCTTTAag TTCTGGCACCACTCAGGGGAAGCCAAAATATGTACCCTGGAACGATGAATTGTATGAAACCACAATGCAGATATACCAGACCTCTTTTGCCTTTAGAAACAG AGAGTTTCCCATAAAAAATGGGAAGGCTTTGAGCTTTATATACGGAAGCAAACAGTTCAAAACAAAGGGGGGTCTGGCGGCTAGAACTGCTACAAGCAATGTGTTCAGCAATGCTGGTTATAAGTGTGCAATGAGGGCAATGCAATCCCAATGCTGCAGCCCAGACGAAGTGATATTTGGTCCTGATTTTTTCCAATCATTGTACTGTCATCTGTTGTGTGGTCTGATATTCCGGGACGAGGTTCAATTTGTGTCTTCTACATTCGCTCACAGTATCGTTCATGCTTTTAGAACCTTTGAACTAGTGTGGGAAGAGCTGTGTAATGATATCAGAGAAGGGGTTCTGAGCAGCAGGGTCACGGTACCTTCCATTCGAACAGCTATGTCTAAACTGCTGAAGCCAAACCCGAAATTAGCGAACTTGATCCACAAAAAGTGTACGGGGTTGAGCAACTGGTACGGGTTGATACCAGAGGTTTTTCCCAATGCTAAGTATGTTTATGGCATCATGACTGGGTCAATGGAGCCTTATTTGAAAAAGCTGAGGCACTATGCAGGGGAGTTGCCTTTGTTGACTGCTGACTATGGATCTTCTGAGGGATGGATTGCAGCAAATGTGAACCCACAACACCCCCCTGAGTGTGCCACATATGCTGTTCTTCCTCACATTGGTTACTTCGAATTCATTCCTCTCTCAGAGCTTGACAACACCAGTGGTGAACCAGATTTCCTTTGTATTGATCCTCAGCCCGTGAGCCTCACTCAAGTCAAGGTTGGTGAAGAGTATGAAGTTGTTATGACCAATCCAGCAG gaTTGTACCGGTATAGATTGGGGGATGTGGTGAAGGTTATGGGATTCCACAATTCAACTCCAGAACTGAAGTTTATTCGGCGTAGCAGTCTTCTGCTAAACATTAACATCGACAAGAACACCGAGAAGGATTTACAGGTAGCTGTGGAAGAAGCTGCAAAGCTGTTAGCAGAAGAAAAATTAGAAGTTGTTGATTTCAGTAGCCACGTTGATGTATCGAAAGAACCGGGACACTACGTGATCTTCTGGGAAATCAGTGGGGAAGCAAGTGAAGAACTCCTCCACGAATGCTGTAACTGTTTGGACAAGTCTTTTGTTGATGCAGGCTACACCAGTTCTCGCAAAGTGAACTGCATCGGAGCCCTCGAACTGCGGGTTGTTCGGAGAGGAACATTCCAGAAGATTCTTGATCATTACCTAGGACTAGGAACCGCTGTTAGTCAGTACAAGACACCCAGATGTGTTGGTCCTACAAACGCCATGGTGCTGCAAATCTTGAGTGAAAATGTTGTGAATAACTATCTCAGTACTGCTTTCTGA
- the LOC114186548 gene encoding uncharacterized protein LOC114186548 gives MAEPEKERESEIDTLEECEGEEDAVVDALSDSHMPNTSLAELNMLLVLLSLLYFSSDECTEDEESEEKIKDEITVTRKCTSRLQRKKRGRHDPKLGRKPISSRFQTTVKDSRHGRKM, from the exons ATGGCAGAAccagagaaagaaagagagagtgagATCGATACGCTGGAAGAGTGTGAAGGGGAAGAAGATGCTGTTGTTGATGCATTGAGTGATTCACACATGCCAAATACATCTCTAGCTGAGCTCAacatgttgcttgtgttgctctCGTTATTATACTTCTCAAGCGATGAGTGTACAGAAGATGAGGAGAGTGAAGAGAAGATAAAAGATGAGATTACTGTAACTAGAAAATGCACATCACGATTACAAAGAAAGAAACGAGGGAGACACGATCCTAAGCTTGGGAGAAAGCCAATTTCATCAAGATTTCAAACTACAGTAAAAGACTCCAG GCATGGAAGAAAAATGTGA
- the LOC114186800 gene encoding CMP-sialic acid transporter 1, translating into MQWYFVAALLTVLTSSQGILTTLSQSNGEYKYDYATVPFLAEVFKLAVSCFLLWRECQKSPLPKMTTEWKTVALFPIPSVIYLIHNNVQFATLTYVDTSTYQIMGNLKIVTTGVLFRMFLGRRLSNLQWMAIVLLAVGTTTSQVRGCGETSCESLFSAPIQGYMLGVLSACLSALAGVYTEFLMKKNNDSLYWQNMQLYTFGTLFNMARLLVDDFRGGFENGPWWRRIFDGYTITTWMVVLNLGSTGLLVSWLMKHADNIVKVYSTSMAMLLTMILSLFLFNFKPTLQLFLGIIICMMSLHMYFAPPNMLLDMPITVKPDEEKLIEVSVDRRPHS; encoded by the exons ATGCAGTGGTACTTCGTCGCTGCGCTCCTCACCGTTCTCACCAGTTCTCAG GGAATACTCACAACCCTCTCGCAAAGTAACGGAGAGTACAAATATGATTACGCTACGGTCCCATTTCTCGCCGAGGTTTTCAAG CTTGCGGTGTCATGTTTTTTACTGTGGAGGGAATGCCAAAAGTCACCCCTGCCAAAGATGACGACGGAGTGGAAAACGGTGGCTTTATTCCCTATTCCCTCGGTTATATATCTGATCCACAATAATGTGCAGTTTGCTACACTCACTTATGTGGACACTTCCACCTATCAGATAATGGGAAATTTGAAGATTGTTACCACTGGGGTGCTATTCAG GATGTTTTTGGGTAGGAGGCTTTCTAACTTGCAGTGGATGGCTATTGTGTTGTTGGCTGTCGGGACAACCACTAGTCAG GTTAGGGGCTGTGGAGAGACTTCCTGTGAATCCCTTTTCTCAGCACCAATTCAGGGATACATGTTAGGAGTTCTATCTGCTTGTCTCTCAGCATTAGCTGGAGTTTATACTGAGTTCTTGATGAAGAAAAACAATGACAGCTTATACTGGCAGAATATGCAGTTGTACAC gtttGGAACACTTTTCAACATGGCAAGACTACTTGTGGATGATTTCAGAGGTGGATTTGAAAATGGGCCTTGGTGGCGACGTATTTTTGATGGATACACTATCACGACCTGGATGGTGGTATTGAATTTGGGTTCTACTGGTCTTTTAGTTTCATGGTTAATGAAACACGCTGATAATATTGTGAAG GTCTATTCCACATCAATGGCAATGCTGCTAACAATGATACTTTCACTATTTCTCTTCAACTTCAAACCTACATTGCAG CTTTTCTTGGGCATTATCATTTGTATGATGTCTCTACACATGTATTTTGCCCCACCAAACATGCTCTTGGATATGCCAATAACTGTTAAACCAGACGAAGAGAAGCTCATTGAAGTTTCTGTTGATAGAAGACCACATTCATGA
- the LOC114187529 gene encoding arabinogalactan protein 20 — MAFFRAASEVLAIYTFIFAIFSPPVLQAQTLSLAPAPAPSSDGTSIDQGIAYILMLVALVLTYLIHPFDAFSHQL, encoded by the exons ATGGCATTTTTCAGAGCAGCTTCTGAAGTTTTGGCGATCTACACTTTTATCTTTGCCATTTTTTCACCTCCTGTTCTTCAAGCACAGACCCTTTCTCTTGCTCCTGCTCCTGCTCCTTCCAGTGATG GTACTTCGATAGACCAGGGAATTGCATATATACTGATGCTTGTGGCGTTGGTGCTGACGTACCTCATCCACCCCTTTGATGCGTTTTCTCATCAGTTATGA
- the LOC114186550 gene encoding tubulin gamma-1 chain yields MPREIITLQVGQCGNQIGMEFWKQLCLEHGISKDGILEDFATQGGDRKDVFFYQADDQHYIPRALLIDLEPRVINGIQNSDYRNLYNHENIFVSDHGGGAGNNWASGYDQGQHVEEEIMDMIDREADGSDSLEGFVLCHSIAGGTGSGMGSYLLETLNDRYSKKLVQTYSVFPNQMETSDVVVQPYNSLLTLKRLTLNADCVVVLDNTALNRIAVERLHLSNPTFAQTNSLVSTVMSASTTTLRYPGYMNNDLVGLLASLIPTPRCHFLMTGYTPLTVERQANVIRKTTVLDVMRRLLQAKNIMVSSYARTKDASQAKYISILNIIQGEVDPTQVHESLQRIRERKLVNFIEWGPASIQVALSRKSPYVQTAHRVSGLMLASHTSIRHLFSKTLSQYEKLRKKQAFIDAYRKFPMFADNDLSEFDESRDIIESLVDEYKACESPDYIKWGMEDPNNMLTGEGNAAGSLDPKSVA; encoded by the exons ATGCCGAGGGAAATCATCACTCTTCAGGTTGGCCAATGTGGGAATCAGATCGGCATGGAGTTCTGGAAGCAACTCTGCCTTGAACATGGTATCAGCAAAGACGGCATCCTCGAAGACTTCGCCACTCAG GGAGGTGATCGGAAAGACGTGTTCTTCTACCAAGCCGATGATCAGCATTATATACCACGAGCTCTCCTGATTGACTTGGAGCCAAGAGTAATTAATGGAATTCAAAATAGTGACTACCGAAATCTCTACAATCATGAGAACATTTTTGTCTCAGATCACGGAGGTGGTGCCGGAAACAATTGGGCCAGTGGATATGATCAG GGacaacatgttgaagaagaaatAATGGACATGATTGATAGAGAAGCAGATGGCAGTGACAGTCTTGAGGGGTTTGTTCTTTGTCATTCAATTGCTGGAGGAACAGGCTCAG GTATGGGCTCATACTTGTTGGAGACTCTGAATGACCGTTACAGCAAAAAACTAGTTCAGACATACAGTGTGTTTCCTAACCAAATGGAGACGAGTGATGTGGTGGTCCAGCCATACAATTCACTTTTGACACTCAAGAGACTGACACTTAATGCTGACTGTGTTGTAGTTCTTGACAATACTGCACTAAATAGAATTGCTGTGGAACGGCTTCATTTATCCAACCCTACATTTGCTCAAACAAATTCCTTAGTTTCTACTGTTATGTCTGCAAGTACAACAACTCTTCGTTATCCAGGGTACATGAATAATGACTTGGTTGGCCTTCTTGCCTCTTTGATTCCAACACCAAGATGCCATTTCCTAATGACAGGATATACACCTTTGACAGTGGAACGTCAG GCTAATGTAATTCGTAAGACTACTGTACTTGACGTTATGAGAAGACTTCTACAG GCAAAGAATATTATGGTCTCTTCTTATGCTCGGACCAAAGATGCTAGCCAAGCAAAATACATATCAATTCTGAATATCATCCAAGGAGAGGTTGATCCAACTCAG GTTCATGAAAGTTTGCAGAGGATACGTGAAAGAAAACTAGTTAACTTTATTGAGTGGGGTCCTGCAAGTATTCAG GTTGCTCTATCAAGGAAGTCTCCATATGTTCAAACTGCACATAGG GTCAGTGGCCTTATGCTGGCAAGCCATACTAGCATCCGTCATCTTTTCAGTAAAACTCTGAGCCAGTATGAGAAGTTAAGAAAGAAACAAGCCTTTATAGACGCGTACAGGAAGTTCCCAATGTTTGCC GATAATGACCTCTCAGAATTTGATGAATCAAGGGACATAATTGAGAGTTTGGTTGATGAATATAAGGCCTGTGAGTCTCCAGATTATATCAAATGGGGAATGGAG GATCCAAACAACATGCTAACGGGAGAAGGCAATGCTGCAGGGTCATTGGATCCAAAATCAGTAGCGTGA